GCTCAGCCTGGACCGGGTGCTGATCGTCTGTGCGGTGGACAACGTCGCCTCTGCCAGGACCATCGAGCAGCACGGCGGCGTACGGGAGGACCTCCGGGAGACGGAGCTCGGCCCCGCGTGGCGGTACTGGATCGCGATCTAGCGGCACTGCCCATCAGCCGGCTGTCCCCGGCTCGATGCCGATCCGCGCCAGCGCCTCGTAGGTGAGCGCGAGGACGCTCCGCCGGTCGATCGGTCACGCGGCCACCGGCCGGTGCGTCAGGTGGCGGTCGGCATCCATCCGTCGAGCAGCGTGGGGTCGGCCACGGCGGACTCGACCTGACGCCGCTCCTCCGTGGTCAGGACGAGTTGGCTGAGCCTGGCGCCCCACTCCGGCACTCGCTGCGGCTCCTCCAACGCCGTCGACAGCTCGATGAGCACGGCCAGCGCCACCGCCTGCTCCACTGCTGGCGCCGAGTCGCCGTGGCGGCGCAACCCCGAGTTCAGCGCGCGGAGAGCGGCCCGGTCGTCCTGCTTGAACTCCTGCAGATTCCGGGCGTTGTCCAGGACCCGGGCAAGCCCCTCGAGCTGCTTGGAGCCGCCGTACTCCAGTGTTTCCGGCTCGTCGCGCTGAATAAAGACGATCGAGTTTCCGGACGGGTCCATGACGGTGAACCGGGTGGCGCCGGGCCGGTACCGGGTGATCCGGGGGAGCCCCTTGGAGAGCACTTTCCCGTACGTGTGTCGCATCGCCTCGGTGAACGCGGCGTGGTACGGCGCGACCGCGTCGACCATCACCAGGCAGCCGCCGGTGTTCTCCACCGACGGGTCCACGCCGCTGGCCGCGCGCCCGTAGTGCAGTGCGAACCCGCTCCACCGGAACGCCAGGTACAGATAGGGCTTCGTCTGCTCGTAGGCCACGGCGAAGCCAAGGGCGCGCCAGAAGGCCAGGGTTTCGTCCGGTGCCACGCAGGGCAGCAGCGGCACGGTGCTCTCGTTCGGCTGGATTTGGTCCTCAGACATCGTCGGCGCCTCAATGTTCGAAAGGGCGGGCCAGGCAACAGTCTGCCAAATCCGCGGCCAGCTCGCACATGGCGAACCCGACCGGCGCCGTCCACCGAGGCCGACGCCCCGATACTCGGTGACAAAGGCGTAGACCAGGTTGCCCGTGCCGCAAAGGGCCGACGTTTGCCGCCTGTCGAGGAAAATTAGGAACCGCCGGCTGACAGGTGCGATAGCCCGTCCGATCTGCGGTAAGGACATGAAGCGTCGCCGTTACAGAGCTGTAGCGGTTCTATTGCCGAGGCGTGCCAATCGCCGAACGCCGTCAGGACAATCCGCGGGTGCAATGGTCAGCAGGTAACCGGGCGATCCGCCCGGTCGCGATGGAAAGGCGCCCTGATGACAGCCCAGCCCCCACGACCGGCCCCACATCGGCGAACGGCTCTCGCTGTCGCCCTCGTCTCCATGCTGTCGCTCGGTGCGGCCGGCTGTGCCGCAGTGGACAAGGCTCACTCGATCGTGGGCCACGCCGCCGCGGCCGGCCCCGAGCTGACCGTTGCCAATGGGTATATCCCGGATGGGCAGTCGGTGTCGCCGTTCGCCAACGACGTACCCGCCATCGCCAAGCTCGACCCGGACCTCCGGGCGGCGATACAGCGGGCAGCGCGCGACGCCGCCGCGGATGGGGTGCAGATGGGGATCAACAGCGGTTGGCGTAGCAAGCGCCTCCAGCAGAACCTGCTCGATGAGGCGATCAGGAAGTACGGCAGCAAGCAGGAGGCCGGCAAGTGGGTCAACACCCCCGACAAGTCCAGCCACGTCTTGGGCAAGGCGGTGGACGTCGGACCGACTGACGCGGACAGCTGGCTCAGCCAGCACGGCAACGACTACGGCCTCTGCCAGACCTACAACAACGAGATGTGGCACTACGAGCTGGCGGTGGCGCCAGGGGACACCTGTCCACAGCCGCTCGCGCCCGACGGGATTTGATCTTGCCTGGTCGTGAATCCACGCCCTAACCATGCGCGCCCTCCGGAGTTGGTGGTGCATCACGACCGACCGCTTCGCCTTGTCGCTGCCCCTGCCCTGTCGGCTGGGTATCAGCGGGCCGACCGTTCGATGCCACGCCGAACGAGACCGCGAACGACGGGAAGGGTGATCGCCCGGATGGTCATTTCACTGCTCCAGACGTGGAACCGGCTGGGTGGCGCGTACTGGTGCATTCCCCGGCGGGCGAGTGCCTGCCGCCTGGAGACCTCCGGGCGCAGATCAGCTTCCCATTCGGCCAGTGCCGCCGGGATGTTGTCGCCGTGCTGCCGCAGGGCGGCGCCGAGCTGATCGGCGCCGGCAAGCGCGAGGGCCGCGCCGTGTCCGGCGAAGAGCGTGACGCACCAGGCCGCGTCTCCGAGCACCACCACCCGACCGCTGCTCCATTGCGGCATGACGACCTGGCTCACGGCGTCGAAGTAGGCGCCAGCCGGGTCCTTCTCAAGATGGCGGATCGCGTCCGGCACGCTGCCGCCCAGATCTCCGAACGCCGTACCGAGCGCGTCCACCGGCCCGCGTCCGAGTTCGGCCCCCGGTTGCGCGCACCGGTAGGTGAAGAACGCCGACGAGCGTTGCGGGCCCAGGTTGACCATAGCCGCGGTGCGTCCCGGGCCGATGAACGTGGTGGCGGACGGCTCCGGAACCCCCGCCACCGGGTGGGGCAGGGGAAAGGCACCCACGATGTACGGCAGGTCGACCCGGAAGCCTGCGCCGAACACTGCCGTACGGGTGGTGGAGTGCACGCCATCGGCGCCGACCAGGAGGTCGACGTGCTGCACGGTGCCGTCGCTCAGCGCGACCCGTACCAGGTCGGTGTCCTGGTCGATGGAGGTGACGGTGGTGCCGAAGCGGATCTCGGTGCGGTCGCGCACGGCTTCGTAGAGCGTGGATTCGAGGGTGCCGCGGAACACGGACAGCGCCCGTTTGCCGAGGGCGGCCTCGGCGAGGGCGGTTGGCACGGTGAACTTGGGACGTCCGTCGGCGCGGGTCAGTACGGTCGTGAACAGGCCCAGGTTGTGGGCGGAGAGCACGGGGAGCAGGCCGAGGCGCTCGGCGGCGTCGTAACCCGGTCCGAGCAGGTTCACCATGTAGCCGCTGCTGCGCCGGGTCGGGGCGCGCTCCACCACGATGGTGTGCCATCCGTCCCGTCCGAGCCGCAGGGCGGTGGCCAGCCCGGCTATGCCCGCGCCGACGATCACTGCACGCTTCATCCCACACTCCCGCTCGGCCAGAATGGGCATCTGCTCAAACGAGTATGAGCGCTTGTTCATTCTGACGCAACGTCGACTCCGTCAGCGCCTAGACTTCGGGCATGCCGCGCGGAGTCGCCATCCCCGAACCCAGACAGCACCTCTTCGCCGCTCTCGAACAGGTGATCGCGAAAGACGGGCCGAGCCGGCTCACCGGCCGTGCCGTGACGCGCGAAGCCGGCGTGGCCACCGGGCTGCTCTACGCACACTTCGCGAACTTCGACGACTTCCTGTGCGGTTACGGGGTCGACCGGACCTTCCAGATCTCCAGCGAGGTGGCCGGCCTGCCGGGGCGGGCCGGGTCCGGCACGGTCGCCGGGAATCTGTTTGACGCGGTCCTGGCGACACCGCCGCGCACGCTGCTGGCGTTGACCCGGCTGATGGTCTTCCGGCCGGACCTGGTCGCGAACATCGAAGCGGTGCTGGGAACCGGAACTGCCGGCCTGCAAGCGGTCGAGCGCGCCATCGCCGGCTATCTGACCGCCGAGCAGCAACTCGGACGGGTCCCCACGGAGGCCGACACCGAGGCGCTCGCCCTGGCGGTGGTCGGCGTGCTGCACCACGTCGCACTCACCGAGGAGACCGGCTCAACGGCGCAGACCCGTATCCGTCGGGCCATGGCCACACTCACGGACGGCTTCCCGGCCGTCGCTTCCTAGCTTTCGTTGATCAGTGAGCGGCGAGGGTCGCTGAGGACAGCGTGCCGGTGACACCCGCTGTTAAAATCGCCGCCATGATGTGCCCTGCAACGGGAGGGCACGCCTGGGGCCTTGGCCGGCCGGATAACGGCAGTCGCAGACTGCCAGGGAAGGATTCGTCCAATCATCCCTAGGCCGAGGACGTGGGCCGCTTGGCTCCGTTGTGCTCATTACAGAGGGTGAGAACGCAAGGAGCAAGTGGTGGCGGGCGACCTTCCGAACGCTTCGGCAGACGAGACGGACAACGAGGACGCGGGCCGTCGGGGCAGGAAAGCGACGCCGCCGAACCCGGACGGCGGTCCCGTCGCGGCGTTCGCCCATGAACTCTGGGATCTCAAGCGCCGCGCTGGCGACCCGTCATACGCCGCGATGCGTACCAGACTCGGCGCGGCGGTGTCGCGGTCGTCTCTGTCCGCAGCGACCCGCGGGACCGCACTCCCGAGCTGGGAGACGACCTGGGAGTTCGTCCGGGTCCTGGCGGTCGACACGCTCGGTGCCGACGCGGACGACACCAGACGGGAATGGTGGGCTCGCTGGAAGGCCGCCGGTGCCGCCGAACCAGGAGGTGCCAACGCACCACCTCAGGTGCCTGCACCGCCCGGGGAGGCTCCCGAACCCCAGGCAGCGGGAACCCCTCCCAGACCCGTTGTCCGTCTGACCTTTACCCAGCTGACCGCGGCCGTTGTCGCGGCCCTGGTCGTGGTCGCCAGCGTCGGACTGCTGGTCGGTTGGTCGTTCGCGCCGTCTGCCGAGCCCGCGCCGGAGTCCACGGTCGACAACGCCCATCTCGATGACGCCGCTTTCGAGGGTGACATCACCATCCCGGACGGCACCGTGGTGACTCCTTCCCAGGTGTTCACGAAGGTGTGGCAGCTTCGCAACACCGGGCAGGTCCGGTGGGAGGGCCGTTATCTGACCCGGATGAACACCACCGAGTGTTCGGCGCCCGGCATGGTGCCCATCCCGACCACTGATCCCGGCGAATCAGTGCGGATCACGGTGCGGGTCACCGCAAGCCCCACGCCTGCCCACTGCAAGATCTACTGGAAGGCAACCGACGCCTCGCGGCGCCTACTCTTCCCCGACAAGAATCCGATCTTCCTTGACGTGACCGTACGCGAGTAAAAACGACCCATACCGGGAAACCGCTGCGAACCCTGTAGGCCAGGGCCCCCGTCTGGCCTGCTGTGGGGTAGGCAGCGAAGCCCCGGCGGTGAGAAGTCATTGGACGGACTCCCAATTACCGGAGCTTCGCTGCCCTGCATGCCGACCAATCGGGTCACGTCAACCCACGGACGCAACAGTCCGGGGTCTGTGTGCCGTATCGATCAGTCGCCGTAAGGGTTCTGAATCGAGACGTGGACGTGGTCATAGTGACCGCCGGTCACACCGGATCCGGCCGTGTACGTGCGCCAGCCCTCGGACGAGCGGGCGACGCTCCAGATCATGCCGTCCCAGATCACGTAGCGGACATCCAGCTCGCTGGCGTACTTCTGCAGCCACCGGGCCAGCTTCCAACCCTGCGCTTCCTGCGCCGCGTTGGGGTATGACCCGATCGCGTCCGAGATCGTGCAGTCCAGGGCGTTGCCGGTGTTGTGGTTGGTCGTCGAGGCCTCGTAGCTGCGGTAGTCGCCCACCCAGCAGTGGGTCTCACCGGTGAGGTTGGCGATCTGGTTGTCGACGAACTGGGTGCGGTCAGTGGCGTTCGGTGCCCGGCTGGCCGCCGACGGGTGCGGGTTGGACGGCGGTGCCGGGTAGGGACCCGGGTCCTCGCCACCGCCACCACCGCCACCGCCGCTGGTTCCGCCGATCCGGTGGGAGGCGTTCTCGTTCTTGATGCCCGCGTTGAGGTTGACCTTCCCGCCGGCCGGGATCGTCTGGCTGGCGCCGGCGTACCCGCTGTTGTAGAACACGGTCACCGACTGGCTGGTGCGGTTCCACGCCGCCGCGGCGTTGTTCTTCACGCACAGGCCCTGACCGTTGCCCGCGCTCTTGAACTCGTAGCAGGTCGGCTGGCTGTCGCCGTAGTTCGAGACCGACGTCGCGAAGTCGGACACCGAGCCCTGGTGGTCGCTGTTGTAGTACAGGCAGAACTCGTCGTCGTGACACACCCCGTCACGAGCCGCCGCCGGGGCGCCGAACCGGTGGGCGGCGTTCTCGTTCTTGATACCCGCGTTGAGGTTGACCTGGCCGCCTGCCCCGATCGTCTGGCTGGCGCCGGCGTACCCGCTGTTGTAGAACACGGTCACCGACTGGCTGGTGCGGTTCCACGCCGCTGCGGCGTTGTTCTTCACGCACAGGCCCTGACCGTTGCCCGCGCTCTTGAACTCGTAGCAGGTCGGCTGGCTGTCGCCGTAGTCGGAAATCGATGTCGCGAAGTCGGACACCGAGCCCTGGTGGTTGCTGTTGTAGTACAGGCAGAACTCGCCTGTCTCACAAACCCCGTTACGAGCCGTCGCCGCGTAGGCGGGGACCGCGCCGAAGAATGCGCTGATCAGCGCGCCGATCAGCGCGACGAGAGTGAATCTCTTTAACACTACACGCCCTTCTTCACCTCTGCGGAATACGATGAAAGGCACCGAACCGCCACTTCGGAGAGACGATGCCGCGGGAAGGACGTTAGCGGCGGGTTGTGGCCAGCCCGACGATGCAATGACCAAACATTAGCTCTGGTCATTTGGTCAAACCTGCGCCCCAGGCGGGACCACGTCGGTCCGCGTCGGTCGCAGAGCGGGCCCAGCCGGTGCCTCGACCACGAACCTTCATGGCGGCCGCCGTCGTGATCCAGGGGACCGGGGCCGGGCCCTGGTTTGCCAACCGATGCTCCGGAGGCAGAATGGGTGGCCACCCTTGAAGATCCAGCGGGAAGGCGCGCGGTGAACCTGTTCCAGGACAGTCGCTACGAGTACCTGTACCCGCCGACCGGCGAAGGGATCTACTGCGTCGGCAACGCGGCCGAGTGTGATCACCTGACGTACGACGGCACGGCGGTACGTATTCCGTGGGCCGGTGCCCCCGGCCCGGATGAGCTGTCCAGAATCCGTTCTCTGCAACTGTTGCCGACCGTGGCGCAACTGGCCCGGGGGAGCCTGCCGACGTTCCTGCCCCGGCTGCCGGCGGTGCGATCGGTGTCGATGCCGAGCGGGCTGCTGCCCCGACTGGACGTCGGCAACGCACCGCCGGGCCTGGCGATGCTGATGGTCGTCGACAAGGCCGACGCGCCGGCACCGCGTACGAAAATCGAGCTGGACGCCGTCCTGCCCGACCTGCGTGGGCTGATGTTCCTGGCCCCGGCGGCGAAACCGAACCTGATGGACTTCGTGGATCCCCTGCCGTCGGCGTTGGAGTTCCTCCACCTGGAGGCGAACGGACGGCTTGCGACGCTGGAGCAGCTGCGGGCGCTGGAGCGGCTGCGCCACCTGGAACTGGTGCGGGTACGCGCTTTCGACGTCTTCGACCACATCCGCTCGCCGTTGCGGGTGCTGGAGATCGGTGGGGCACGTCAGGGCTTTCCCATCGAGCGGCTAGCCACCGTCGCATCCCTGCGGAGCGTACGGCTCAACGGTGTCTACACGGAGATCGACTGTGCGATCTTCCGGGACCTGCCGGAGCTGGTCGAGCTGGACGTGTTGAACTGCAACCGGGTCGGCAACGTCGAGGCGCTGCTGGACTGCCCGAAGCTCACGAGTGTGCGGCTTCTCAACTGCAAGAGGCCGTTCGACACGCGTACCCGGGCGATGTTCCGGGATCGGGGTTTCGCCCGTCTGGACATCGACTTTGCCTGACGGCCGTTCGGTCGATACGGTCTGCGCCAATGACATCAGTGATTCTGCAACGCGTTCTCGCGGTCATCCTGCTGCTGATCGCGTTCCTGGCCCTGGCCGCCTCGAAGGCTTTTCCGTTCCTGGACGACATCCCCGGCGTGGCGAAGTCGGCGATCGCGGTCGCGGGAGCGGCGTGCGGACTGACGGGCGTATGGCTGTGGTTGCGAAAGACGCCGGACCAGCCGTAGGCGTAACGCGAACGGCCCGGGCCGGTGCCATCGAACGGGCCGGTACGGGCGACCTCCCCGCCACTGCGTCCGACCGCTCGACCACCCGCTGGCCTCAGCGGGAGCCGGTGCCCGCCGCCCACATCTCACGGGTCATCTCGTACTCCACCTCGCCCAACTCGGCGTCGGGCAGCGGATCGTCCCAGGTCGGGTGATAGGTGCGTACGTATCGCATGCCGACGGCCTCCATGACCCCGCGAGACCCGGTGTTCACGGCCATGGTCTGCGCGATGACCCGGGACTGACCGACGGTGTCGAAGGCGTGCCGCAGCAACGTACGGGATGCCTCGCTCGCCAGGCCCTGCCGCCAGTAGCGGCGGACGAGGCGGTAGCCCAGGTCGCTGACCGTAGGGTCGTCAGGCTGATCGGGACCGTGCGCCGGTGGAAGCATCATGAGGCCGATGAATTCGCCCTCGTCCGCCCGTGCTGGCGGCGTGGAGCCACGCCTGCCGCCGCCAGAGCCGAAAGCCATCCAGTAGCCCAGGCCGTCCACCCTGCCGGCTGAGTCCAGCCGCCGGGTGTGGGACTCGATCACCTCGTCCCTTGACCGGGCCCGGCCAAAGATGAAACGAAGCACCTCAGGATCGGAATCGAGCTGCACCTCGAGTTCGAGGTGCTCATCGGCGAGTGGCACGAGCAGCAGACGAGCGGTACGCAGGATGGGTTGCGGCACACGGTGAACGATCACACAGCGACGGCGACCGCGCGACTCCATTTGCCGCCGGTCAGCGTGGCTTCGGCGTCACCAGGCCGGTCTCGTACGCGGTGATGACGAGCTGCGCCCTGTCCCGTGCACCGAGCTTGCTGAGCAGCCGCCCGATGTGGGTCTTCACGGTGCCGAGCGTCACGTGCAGGTGCTGCGCGATCTCCGTGTTGGACAGCCCACGGGCGATCAGGGTCAGCACCTCACGTTCCCGCTCCGTGATCACCTCCAGTCCGTGCGGCGTACCGGCCGCCGCCAGGGCCTGCCGGGCGAACGTGGCGATCAGTCGCCGGGTGACCCGGGGCGCCAGCAGCGCCTCACCGGCGGCGACCACCCGGATGCCGGCCAGCAGGTCGGCTGCCGTGGCGTCCTTGACCAGGAACCCGCTGGCGCCGGCCCGCAGGGCGGCGTAGACGTACTCGTTCAGGTCGAAGGTGGTGAGGATGAGTACCCGTACGGAGGCGGTCTCCGGCGCCGCGCAGATCTGCCGGGTCGCCTCGATGCCGTCCATGTCCGGCATCCGGACATCCATCAGCACCACGTCGGGCAGGTGCTGCCGGGCCAGCCGCACCGCCTCCGTACCGGTGCCCGCCTCACCCACCGCGACGAAGCCCGGCGACACGTCGAGCAGGGCCCGGAAGCTCTCCCGGATGAGAGCGTGGTCGTCGACGAGGAGCACGCCGATGTCCGAGGAGGACGGCTGACCCGGGGCGGACGGAATCTCCGTCATGCGGTCTCCTCCGTCGCGACGTACGGGATGTCGGCGACGACCTGGAAGCCGCCCTCCGGGCGGGGGCCCGTGACCAGCGTGCCGCCGTACATCGTCACCCGCTCACGCATGCCGATGAGGCCCTGCCCGACGGCCCGGCGGCCCGACGACCGGTGCGCGCGGCCGTCGTCGAGGATCTCGATGTGCACGCCGCCGTCCCGGGCCCGTACCGTCACCTGGCAGTGGCCGGCGTTCGCATGCTTCATCACGTTCGTGAGCGACTCCTGGACGATCCGGAAGACGGTGAGGCCGATTGCCTCCGGCAGGTTGTCAGCGCCGTCCAGGCGCAGATCCACCCGCAGCCCGGCGGATCGTAACCGCTCGGTGAGGTCGGACAGGTCGGCGGTCCCGGGTGACGGGCTGAGTTCGGGGGCCGGATCGGTATCCGAGCGCAGCACGTCGAGCAGCCGTCGGATCTCGGTGAGCGCGGCCCGGCTGGTCCGCTCGATCGTCACGAGGGCAGCCCGCGTCTCCGCGGGTCGTTCCGCCGCGATGTGGTTGGCCACGGTGGCCTTCACCGCGATCAGACTCATGCTGTGCCCGACGATGTCGTGCAGTTCCCGGGCGATTCGCAGCCGCTCGGCGGCCACCGCGTCGAGGGCGAGTTGGCGCGCGAGGCCGGCCTGGATCGTCCGGCGCCACCGGACGATCCGCCCGATGGCCCAGGCCAAGGTCAGCACAGCGGTGACCAGGCCGAGATCGAACACCCACCACAACGGCACCTCACTGTCGGGCGCGTCGGCCGCTACGATCCCCAACCTGTCGTAGAGCCACGCAATGGTGGCTGCCGGCGCGGCGAGGCTGCCGACCAGGGCCACCGATGCGGCGACGGGGCCCGCTGCGCTGGCCGCCGTGTAGAGCGCCAGCCCGACGGGCGCGTAGGTCACCCAGATGACCCCGGTCCCCACGACGCCGGTCGCGGTCGCCGCCGCGGCAACCACCACCACGCAGCCGAGCACCGGCATCGGCCACCGGCGGCGGACCGCCAGCGGAAGCCCCACCGCGGCGCCGGTCAGCCAGGCGACCCATCCCGGGCCGGTGAAGGCCGGACCCGGCGGGTCGAGTGTGGCGCTCGCCGCCAGATACGCCAGCACCACCGCGACCGTGGTGTCCACGACGGTGCTGCGAAGCTCTGATCCGGTCGGCCGTGGCCGGCTTTGGTCCTGCCTGGAACGCATGCGCCTCACGCTATAGCGGCGGCCATGACGGCGCGTATGACCGTGGTATGACACGGATTTCCGACCCTGGTCAGACGCGCGGGCCAGCCCACCCTTGAAACCATTTTCCTATGATCGTGGTGAAAGAGCTGACCAAACGGTACGGATCAACGCTGGCACTGGACCAGTTGTCGTTCGAGGTCCATCCGGGGCTGGTGACGGGTTTTCTCGGTCCGAACGGGGCCGGCAAGTCCACCACCTTACGAATCATCCTCGGCCTGCACCGACCGACCTCCGGCGAGGCGTTGATCGACAACCGCCGGTACGACCGGATCCGCCGCCCGCTGCACGAGGTGGGCGCGGTGCTCGACGCCGATGCCGCCCACCCGGGTCGTACCGCCTTCCACCATCTCGCCTGCCTGGCCCGGAGCAACGGCATCGGCAAGGCCCGGGTGACGGCGGTCCTGGAGCAGGTCGGCCTGGCGAGCGTGGCACACAAACGGGTGGGCGGATTCTCGCTCGGGATGCGTCAGCGCCTCGGGATCGCCGGCGCGCTACTCGGCGACCCGGCCGTGATCCTGCTCGACGAGCCCGTCAACGGGCTGGACGCGGCCGGGATCCGGTGGATCCGCTCCACACTGCGTTCCCTCGCCGCGGAGGGTCGCACCGTGCTGCTCTCCAGCCACCTGATGAGCGAGATGGCGGTCACCGTCGACCAGGTGCTGATCATCGGTCGGGGCCGGCTGCTCGAAGCGACCTCCGTGACGGAGATGCGTGACCGGTTCGAACGCGACGTACTCGTG
The Micromonospora pisi DNA segment above includes these coding regions:
- a CDS encoding glyoxalase, whose protein sequence is MSEDQIQPNESTVPLLPCVAPDETLAFWRALGFAVAYEQTKPYLYLAFRWSGFALHYGRAASGVDPSVENTGGCLVMVDAVAPYHAAFTEAMRHTYGKVLSKGLPRITRYRPGATRFTVMDPSGNSIVFIQRDEPETLEYGGSKQLEGLARVLDNARNLQEFKQDDRAALRALNSGLRRHGDSAPAVEQAVALAVLIELSTALEEPQRVPEWGARLSQLVLTTEERRQVESAVADPTLLDGWMPTAT
- a CDS encoding M15 family metallopeptidase → MLSLGAAGCAAVDKAHSIVGHAAAAGPELTVANGYIPDGQSVSPFANDVPAIAKLDPDLRAAIQRAARDAAADGVQMGINSGWRSKRLQQNLLDEAIRKYGSKQEAGKWVNTPDKSSHVLGKAVDVGPTDADSWLSQHGNDYGLCQTYNNEMWHYELAVAPGDTCPQPLAPDGI
- a CDS encoding FAD-dependent oxidoreductase — its product is MKRAVIVGAGIAGLATALRLGRDGWHTIVVERAPTRRSSGYMVNLLGPGYDAAERLGLLPVLSAHNLGLFTTVLTRADGRPKFTVPTALAEAALGKRALSVFRGTLESTLYEAVRDRTEIRFGTTVTSIDQDTDLVRVALSDGTVQHVDLLVGADGVHSTTRTAVFGAGFRVDLPYIVGAFPLPHPVAGVPEPSATTFIGPGRTAAMVNLGPQRSSAFFTYRCAQPGAELGRGPVDALGTAFGDLGGSVPDAIRHLEKDPAGAYFDAVSQVVMPQWSSGRVVVLGDAAWCVTLFAGHGAALALAGADQLGAALRQHGDNIPAALAEWEADLRPEVSRRQALARRGMHQYAPPSRFHVWSSEMTIRAITLPVVRGLVRRGIERSAR
- a CDS encoding TetR/AcrR family transcriptional regulator produces the protein MPRGVAIPEPRQHLFAALEQVIAKDGPSRLTGRAVTREAGVATGLLYAHFANFDDFLCGYGVDRTFQISSEVAGLPGRAGSGTVAGNLFDAVLATPPRTLLALTRLMVFRPDLVANIEAVLGTGTAGLQAVERAIAGYLTAEQQLGRVPTEADTEALALAVVGVLHHVALTEETGSTAQTRIRRAMATLTDGFPAVAS
- a CDS encoding NBR1-Ig-like domain-containing protein, yielding MAGDLPNASADETDNEDAGRRGRKATPPNPDGGPVAAFAHELWDLKRRAGDPSYAAMRTRLGAAVSRSSLSAATRGTALPSWETTWEFVRVLAVDTLGADADDTRREWWARWKAAGAAEPGGANAPPQVPAPPGEAPEPQAAGTPPRPVVRLTFTQLTAAVVAALVVVASVGLLVGWSFAPSAEPAPESTVDNAHLDDAAFEGDITIPDGTVVTPSQVFTKVWQLRNTGQVRWEGRYLTRMNTTECSAPGMVPIPTTDPGESVRITVRVTASPTPAHCKIYWKATDASRRLLFPDKNPIFLDVTVRE
- a CDS encoding peptidase inhibitor family I36 protein produces the protein MPFIVFRRGEEGRVVLKRFTLVALIGALISAFFGAVPAYAATARNGVCETGEFCLYYNSNHQGSVSDFATSISDYGDSQPTCYEFKSAGNGQGLCVKNNAAAAWNRTSQSVTVFYNSGYAGASQTIGAGGQVNLNAGIKNENAAHRFGAPAAARDGVCHDDEFCLYYNSDHQGSVSDFATSVSNYGDSQPTCYEFKSAGNGQGLCVKNNAAAAWNRTSQSVTVFYNSGYAGASQTIPAGGKVNLNAGIKNENASHRIGGTSGGGGGGGGEDPGPYPAPPSNPHPSAASRAPNATDRTQFVDNQIANLTGETHCWVGDYRSYEASTTNHNTGNALDCTISDAIGSYPNAAQEAQGWKLARWLQKYASELDVRYVIWDGMIWSVARSSEGWRTYTAGSGVTGGHYDHVHVSIQNPYGD
- a CDS encoding GNAT family N-acetyltransferase; this translates as MPQPILRTARLLLVPLADEHLELEVQLDSDPEVLRFIFGRARSRDEVIESHTRRLDSAGRVDGLGYWMAFGSGGGRRGSTPPARADEGEFIGLMMLPPAHGPDQPDDPTVSDLGYRLVRRYWRQGLASEASRTLLRHAFDTVGQSRVIAQTMAVNTGSRGVMEAVGMRYVRTYHPTWDDPLPDAELGEVEYEMTREMWAAGTGSR
- a CDS encoding response regulator, whose amino-acid sequence is MTEIPSAPGQPSSSDIGVLLVDDHALIRESFRALLDVSPGFVAVGEAGTGTEAVRLARQHLPDVVLMDVRMPDMDGIEATRQICAAPETASVRVLILTTFDLNEYVYAALRAGASGFLVKDATAADLLAGIRVVAAGEALLAPRVTRRLIATFARQALAAAGTPHGLEVITEREREVLTLIARGLSNTEIAQHLHVTLGTVKTHIGRLLSKLGARDRAQLVITAYETGLVTPKPR
- a CDS encoding sensor histidine kinase, yielding MRSRQDQSRPRPTGSELRSTVVDTTVAVVLAYLAASATLDPPGPAFTGPGWVAWLTGAAVGLPLAVRRRWPMPVLGCVVVVAAAATATGVVGTGVIWVTYAPVGLALYTAASAAGPVAASVALVGSLAAPAATIAWLYDRLGIVAADAPDSEVPLWWVFDLGLVTAVLTLAWAIGRIVRWRRTIQAGLARQLALDAVAAERLRIARELHDIVGHSMSLIAVKATVANHIAAERPAETRAALVTIERTSRAALTEIRRLLDVLRSDTDPAPELSPSPGTADLSDLTERLRSAGLRVDLRLDGADNLPEAIGLTVFRIVQESLTNVMKHANAGHCQVTVRARDGGVHIEILDDGRAHRSSGRRAVGQGLIGMRERVTMYGGTLVTGPRPEGGFQVVADIPYVATEETA
- a CDS encoding ATP-binding cassette domain-containing protein; the protein is MIVVKELTKRYGSTLALDQLSFEVHPGLVTGFLGPNGAGKSTTLRIILGLHRPTSGEALIDNRRYDRIRRPLHEVGAVLDADAAHPGRTAFHHLACLARSNGIGKARVTAVLEQVGLASVAHKRVGGFSLGMRQRLGIAGALLGDPAVILLDEPVNGLDAAGIRWIRSTLRSLAAEGRTVLLSSHLMSEMAVTVDQVLIIGRGRLLEATSVTEMRDRFERDVLVRSPRAAELAPILTGLGASVTATKDGGLVVVGVDAPTIGDAAVTASIPIHGLTPRSATLEDVYLEMTSEAADYRAAEKEAVRP